The following are encoded in a window of Armatimonadota bacterium genomic DNA:
- the ruvX gene encoding Holliday junction resolvase RuvX — MPRIAALDVGDATVGVAVSDELCITANPVTTIRRSKSIKTDLRAVEELLNELGASRVVVGLPLDLKGEEGIQAAKVKDFTDRLTRRIRIPVVLWDESLSTVDAESSLIQMDISRKKRKKVIDQMAAAVILRSYLESGEWRVES; from the coding sequence ATGCCTAGAATAGCGGCTCTGGATGTGGGTGATGCGACGGTCGGCGTAGCGGTAAGCGATGAGCTTTGCATTACTGCGAACCCTGTGACCACTATCAGGCGTAGTAAAAGTATAAAAACCGACCTTCGTGCCGTGGAAGAACTGCTCAATGAACTGGGAGCCTCCAGGGTTGTTGTAGGGCTGCCGTTGGATCTAAAGGGCGAGGAAGGAATTCAAGCTGCGAAAGTTAAAGACTTCACGGACCGTCTCACAAGGCGTATCAGGATACCTGTTGTTCTGTGGGATGAGTCACTGAGCACTGTTGACGCCGAGTCTTCTCTCATCCAGATGGATATCTCGCGCAAAAAGCGAAAAAAAGTAATCGATCAGATGGCCGCAGCCGTCATATTACGCAGTTACCTTGAAAGTGGAGAGTGGAGGGTGGAGAGCTAA